Within Anopheles nili chromosome 3, idAnoNiliSN_F5_01, whole genome shotgun sequence, the genomic segment CACCGTATTTCTTTTTGAAGCATGCGGCCCGGTTCCGTAGTACACACGTCGTGTTTTTGCGTAACATTTGTCAAAACAGTGAAACGCAAGATTCTTACTTTTTCGCTGGCTGCTTCGTTCGCGACTGGgaggtgtgtgtttgttacGATGGAagagtgcgcgcgcgaaaaTCACGTTGCGATGGTATGGTGTGGGGAATGGGCGAAATAAGGGTGGTTGAaggcagcgaaaaaagaaaatacgccACTTGGCAGCCGTTGATGTGCGGGGAATTGATATTTTTCTCCCCGATTCGAGTCGGAATCCGTCGGTAGTGTGCAGCATTGTCAAGCATCTGTGTGTGTCTTTGCCGAAATGCTCGTTCGAGGGTTGATTGCTGCGATCGCCTCCTCACCAGATGGTTCCTCCCACGGCGATCTAGGGGCTCGTTATGTTTGTGTTTCTCTGACTGGGCGGAATAaaggttcgttttatttttctcgagCCGGCAGAAAAGCGCGCGCACGCGCACGTACTGAGCGCGAACCACAGAACACGACCACGCACGGTTCGAAGAGACCTGCAGCTCGaagagcgagagcgcgcgcgtcgATCCAACCGGTTTTTGcatccaaaacaaaacaacacccaaacAACCAACACGCATGCATGCTGATGCCCGCTCGCTTCATACACCGGGAGCGCAACGAGCCTGCTCAGGAGGAGAGTGCATCCAAGTACGCGTGGAAGGGTGAATCGAAAAGCACCCTCTGTTTTTGAGATGCGCTTTTATGTCATTCGCTACCTGTTGGACATGCGGTATTCGATTTTCATGTAGAGATGTCGAAACATTCACAGAATAAATGGGATTATTATTCTATAATCGCTTCGTTGCCTCAAATGCGTGTGCTTGCCTAACTAACttagttttttgtgtgttgttagGGCCAAGAGCAAGCACTCGATTTGCTTCGTGAGCTCCAGCGACTCAACATCGACCTGGACATACTGACGAAGACGCGCATTGGCATGACCGTGAACGAGTTGCGCAAGTGCAGCAAAGACGATGAGGTAATCAGCTTGGCCAAATCCCTCATCAAGAGCTGGAAGCGGTTCCTCGCCGGAACGCCACCCTCAAAAGACAGCTCGAAGGATTCTTCCAAGTCGTCGAGCAAATCGTCAAGCAAGTCGAGCAGCAAATCCTCGGACGGCGGCAACACAGGAGTTGGTGGGGGTGGCGGTGGTATCCCTGGTGAAAAGACAGCCAGCGGAGGCGGTGCCGGTGGGGGCGTCGGAGGTAACAAGAAGGATTACGACCGggagaaggaaagcaaaataaaagccccACCTGCCAGTAGTGTGTCGTCTCAGTCGAGCAACACGACGGACGCGGTCCGGTTGAAGTGCCGCGAGATGTTGGCCAACGCGTTACGCGTAGAAGGAGAGCCACCTGAGGGATGTCAAACACCGGAAGAGCTAGGCGAGGAGTTAGAGGAGGCGATCTTCGTTGAGTTCAAGAACACCGACATGCGGTACAAAAACCGGGTTCGGTCACGTGTTGCCAATCTGAAGGATCCGAAGAACCCGAACCTGCGGGCGAACTTCATAAGCGGCGCCATCACTGCCCAGCGGCTCGCAAAAATGACCTCGGAGGAGATGGCGAGCGATGAAATGAAGCACCTGCGCGATCGGTTCGTGAAGGAAGCGATCAACGACGCTCAGCTAGCGACGGTGCAAGGTACCAAGACGGATCTACTGAAATGCGGCAAGTGCAAGAAGAGAAACTGCACGTACAATCAGCTGCAAACGAGAAGCGCTGATGAACCGATGACTACGTTCGTGATGTGCAACGAATGTGGCCACCGTTGGAAGTTCTGCTAGGCGAGTTTCCTGCGATTCTGAGGCGTGGCGATGTTGCGCCTCCCGATCTTTGGTTTCTCACCGTTAAGGACGAGCGGTACGGCGTTATGCAACAGAACGTCTTTCTGTTACGATCGCCGGTGATCGACGGTTATTATTCACTTGCTATAACTACTTATAGGAGGCggttttaaattaaacgagCTGAACAGAACGGTTGTACGAGAAATCGAGATGCTAACGGTTCCCACGTGTGCGCCTGATATGTCGGCTCAACCATGCGGACGCAGCGATCGctttagtaattattatttCCAAAACGATCCTCTTCGTTTTAGCgtctctcactctctatcGTATAAGTGATAGGGGTTTCCACTGGCCTTTGTAAAGCTACCATGCCGGAGCTAGAATACCGAGCACGTCCTGTAGCTGAACGTCGTACTATTTTAGCTGTTAAATTTTGGAAGTTCTGTGTGACGTGTTGCGCCCTGCGTTTCTGCTGCAAGGCATCAGTTAAATTATCTTTTCCAAAACGCTACCCGATGCATGTCGCGTTCATCCTCTGAGAAGGCAAAGATCGTATCGTGTGCAAAACACAAAGTAACACTAAACTGATGAGAGGGCCGAACGATCTCAAACGAACCTTAATGTAACAGCTGCGGTCAAGTGGAGAGCGGAATATTAGAAGAGAACGTAGGTTGTGTATGTTTCCGCGCAGGCCCCCATCCCCACATAGTAACAATCCTTAGGCTAGGGAAAAGTAATGTGCGCAACATGTGCACGCGTCTGCTAGCTGAATAGTGGAAGGAAACGTTTGCTGGCGAGAAAtggaacacaaaaacacaatatTAGTGTAGTTGTACATAAACAGTAAGTGGAGTGTAACGATGTTGCGTCACGTTTTACTAGATAAAACCGCATGTAAAGCGATGTAGTGTGAATGCGTGCGTGTTGTACCATGGAAAATGGATAAAatgggttttcattttcgtccTGGAAACGGTTATCCGAACATGGGAAATGGTGCACACCGCGCCCCTGAAATATACGGTTGGAGGGAACCGTAGTAACAAACTTCATTGGCTTTAATTTACTCATTTTACCTTGGCAACATTTAGTTCCCGTTAGACAATCGAAATAAATACGATTTGCATCGTACGTTCGTATCATAATTAATTTCTTTGCTTCAAATAGTCTTGATTTAACCTTATTTCGAAAATACCCTTAGCAGAATGCACCTTCTCACTACACAACCTCTAATGAGTGAGATATCGAGCTTGTCACGTCTTCTCACTACGCATCCATCTCACTGCTCGAATCATAGAATATTGCATTCTCACTACTCGAGCATCATTTCGTGACAACTGTCATCTCACTCCAGCACATGATGCCCTTCTCACTCTATCAACGATGGAAACATATGTTGTTATGCTCATTTTTAGTGCAGCATGCATATCGATAGCAATTTATGCTTATCGTGTGCTCCGACTTTTATTTAACAATAGAAAATTTAGATTGGAAAGAGcatttaaatgattttttgtgATGTACTATTACTGTGAGATGAGCCTTAAAACGTTCGCCTTAAATGGATGTCCCCGTTTATGTTGCCTTCTCTACATATAAGAGGCGTACATGATATTCGTTCGCTACCTGAGCCTATTAAAATACAGTTCTGTCTACAGAGCTACCAACATTGATAGGTTTACGTTACCGGAGAATTGAAATCAGGTCTAATTTGAACAAGCCAAAGATATATTATTTATGTGACGTAATAAAGATAACATCCAGACGTAATATAACACTCCAGAAGCTACCCTAGCACGAGCTTCTCGCGCAAATGCGAGCCTGTTATCTACGACAGTATGGATCAAATATGTTGGCGTACATACGTTTTTAATTTGTCCGTCAGTCTCATCTCGTGCAGTAAGGTAGTCTTTTATCGCATACAATTTCGCTACTCGACTGATAACGGACTACTCTTCTCGTGCTCCCTCGCGAAACGAGGGAGTTTGTCTCCAAAAATTGTACGACTTAATTTCCTCCCCCACAGGCTCCCGTAAGTTCCCAGGATATCCGCGCGCCCTTGAAGGCGAAACTTGAGTttcggtgtgtatgtgtcaaTGGCAGTCAACTACttaattaaaatgataatagggaaaaaaataaacctaacCTCGTCCATCGACGGATGGCAGGACCGCCTAGGCTACTTCCCCCCTGTGTTACGTAGGCCTAGTAGCGCCAGGTTGTTTGATTAGGCTTTTGAGTTCTTGGCCACCGAAGGTAATGACGCATGGCTAAGCTGGCCACGTTCAGTCGCGCACTTATCGTTCCACGGGACGGTCCCGTCTCGAACTGGTAGAGTTGGTTCCCTCTGTGATTTGGTGCTCGATCATCGCAGAGGTACGGAATTtgcggaaaactgcaaccgATCCTGCTGCGAGGCGCAGTAGTATTTGGCAGAACGGCACAGTACATCCATAGCAGCAGAAACTACGGTAAGTTTGAGTGATTTCAGAATTCAAAATTGTGTAAAACTATATCAATATCCAGCTCTGGTGCCTATACGTTACAGTTACACTTTGTGATCCTAAAAGTGTTTATCTATACTAAAAGTGCTTATTTATACTTTCACTATATACTTTGCTTTTGCtgtaaatttaaatgaaagaTACTTTCACTAGCTTCCCCTTTCGTGTACTTTAATCCCTACTGCGTCACGCGCTTCCATTGCTGAAATGAAATCGGTGCTGTTTTTGTAAGTGTAAACTGCAATTAATCCCTCTCCGGCTACTCTCTTCTGGGTGGATTAAACACCTGAACAAAGCGTCTGGCTTGTTGAGGTCCTGCAACACAGGATTGCGTCAAGCAATCATCCCACAAACGTGCTCGAAACTCCAGGCCCTTCCAATCGAATAGGGGAAGGGAGCCCTCACGAGATCCACCCCAGGTGTCCCCAGAGTGTTTGCGGTGCACCTAAGCAAGAGGGTCCACTTGTGGCCGGACAGCGTATGTGGATCAGTGTCaattttgtgtattttatATTTACTGTTTGGGCCTGTTCGGTGGGCTGTAAGTGCATGAACTAGATAAATGGGCGGCCAGTGTAGGGCCACGTACCTTTATGGTGGTCTGATAAGGCCGTAAACTAATTTGCCGAGTATGCGCGATGGATTGTTTGCCCTCAAGGGCCCCGTTCCTGTTGGCCTGGCCCCCTGCTCCATCACTCAGGGCGCCATGATAGCAGGGCTTTCCGACCACTAGAACACCCCCGCGGTTAAGATCTCGTTCTACTGCAGCGAAACGCCCGGAATAAGCAAGATAATAAGCTTACACACTCCGGTGCTGTTGATCCGGATTCGTGATATTGTAAATCCACCTGTCATCCACGCGACACCCTGAAGATGCTGGATGGGATGACGTGGTTCAGCAGCTTGCACATCCACAAGAAAGTAGCTATCTTGTCACCGCGGCTCAGGCTCTATCGCTTAAGCTGGGCGGGTGTGTGCAATTTGCAAGCCATAAAGTTCTTCCCCCAAAATGGCCCACATAcaggaacgaaggaaaaaaggcgttgggaggagggaaaaaatagcaaaacctGTTCCATCGACCCAGACATCAATCATAATCGAAGTAGGCCGGCCCGGAGGTGTAGCTTTCGATTGCGCATCATATAAGCGGTGGATTGCTTGTCGAAGGCGCGTTACCAATGCGCGCGCACGCGCTGAATTGACAGCAATTAGTTACCCCTTCTATTAGGGGATggtcgccatttttttctttctgtttgtCTGTCGTTCGTTGTTCGGTTGGGAAGTGACGGTACGAATTTCGGATGGTATTTCATTAGCGCGCACGATCTCGGAAATTACCCGTTATCGGCGGACGTCATGCAGCGGAGTGCTGCATCGGAACGGTTTGTCCTCTGGGTCTAGGTTGGCTGTGCGCGATCGGCTTATCAGCCGCATGTTCGTGTTGATTGATGTGTCGTGTCGCGGTTGACGGCGTAAGGACATTGCCAATTAGTCTTCCTGGCGAGGGGGGTTTGGTTGATGGAGCAAGGTGGAGCTTGAACGTACCACCCCGCCCGTACAAGTTGAAGCTAAAGTAGAGGTTAATCGAAAGcggaataaaatgaaattttgacgttagtttcaatttaaaaactgCTAATGGTCGCCACGAATGTTGGAGTGAAATGCCTTTCAAATGCATACAGACAGAGAACACACACATGTATAGcggggaaaaaccaacccatctGCAGCTGTGAAAAGGCGATTCTGCGCGGTTTCCCTCAAACAACGGATCAGCTGTTTTGGCCGTTACGTGACAACCGATCCAAGCCGAAGCAGGCGGTGATGGAAaacacgtttgtttgtttgtttggcttttcatCTACTTCATTCCAAGGGGAAATGGTTTCATAGCCGAAATGAAGCGTAAAATGAAGTTAATCGCTGTAATTTGTGCCACGTCCATCACCTGTACGGTTAACGTTCACTGCCGATAGGATGTATGGCTCGCGGAAAAGCGATACTCCCCCGTTCCGATATAGTCACATGTCGGACGCCGAAGAAAAGTCtcaatagaaaaacaaaacataacaaatGCGCTCAAACACGACATTCCTCTCTCGTCACGAAACAACAaacgtgttcgtgtgtgtgtgtgtgggtgagagagGGTTTCGCGTGAGAGTGGAAAATTCGGAAAATGGTAAGCGAGAAAGGGGCATCTAGCGTGGAACATTTTCTCTCGTTAGCATGCCGAgggaagagagcgaaagagagtaGATGAAAccacaattttcccaccccaaaactAAACGGAACTGTCAAAATCACTAGCTGTGGAAAAATCACCCCTTACTAggtagagagagagcacgcgaaATGCTTGCCTTCTCTTACTCTTAGCgtcgcattttccacgcgcttGCCCGTCATCCAatgtctctcgctctctctctctatctctctccaTGTTTGTTTCGTGTCTCTCCCGTTTGTGCGCATTCTCGCTCTCGCCAGgcgcattcgctctctctctctctctttctctcttgctcgatgcgcctccatttgatGGTTGGACCGGGAAGACCGGGTGGTTGGACGGCGggagctggaaatggaaaaactaaccgaccgaccgaagcGCGGCTGCTGAACGGCCCAGAACGCCATCGCTCATTCCAGTTGGTGAGCTAAGAAATGGCGGCCACGTCAACCGTCGTCCCCGTCATCGTCGGCCAGCTACCAGCAGTTCGGTGTTGCAGCAGCGGTGTTCAGGGCTCTCGAAGGGCTCCCCGAACCAGCCCCGGTTGCGTTCAGACCGCACGGCCATCCCGGGCCACTCCGGTGTCCTCGGGCAGGTCCTTGCTGGCGGTCGATATCGGGCTCGCTCCTGTGGCCACTGGTGTGTGATTCGCTCCCGTAGCGAAGGGCCAACAGCGAGATCCAGCTTCCGAAGTGCGAAGGGTGCACCAGGCGTTACGTGTACAGACGGCCACCCCTTCCACCCACAAAAGGGCGCCGTTGCGCGGGTGTTGGTGTGGCGGAAAATAGGGGGAAAATAAACTATCGATTTGTTGCGCCAACGGGGCCTCGCAGGGTACCCGTAAATTCCATCCACCTGCACGTGGCCCTTTTGCGAAACGACTCGACTTTTGCTTGTCGGAGaaaggtgataaaaaaaacacaagaaaagaaaaacactcacacccaGAACCGTAAGCGGGCACCAAGCGATGTGGACCGGAGAAACACGGAGTTAAGGTgaagtgtgtgtatgtgcgcgcgcgtgttgttgctgttgttgttgaatgCGTAATAGAAACACACCCCCTCGCGGGGGACTACGTCTCGCCAGCGCGAAACGAAGCAGAACTCGGTGCGTTGGGTGAAGCCAAATTTCAGCGACCGCGCGTGTTTTCGCCGGCGTAAAGGTAAGAAAACAGCTCATTCACCTGCTGCACGatcgcgtggaaaagcgattcgatggaggaaaatttgcTCCACGTTACGTAAGTGTGTGCAAGGGCAAGGGCGATTGATCCAGCGGACGGACCGAGAGAGGGATCCGGGTCCGGATGGAAAGCGAGTGTGTtgcgaaagcgaagaaaataaatggcCACCTCCCccatgtgtgttttgtgtctgTGAGCAGAAGCGGGAAGAGTCTATGGGtcgcggggttttttttttgtcctccagCAAGGGTGTTTTCCCGGGTGCAAAAGGGTGGTATTTACATTCCAAGCTGTCCTCAGCAATCCGGCAACCAGGCCCGGAAAACTCCGTGCGCCCGTTTTGACGTTTCGAAAAGCGAGCGTTTGCGATGGGAGTGAAAACACACGCGTGTGCCTGTATGCGTCCGTggtgttttcgttcgctcgcgttCGTGTACGTTCGCAGTAGGCCGTGGACGCGTGCGAGATATCTAAACGCACCCAACAAACACACTGGGCTCCTTCGCTCTCGATGGGCTCTTTGTGTGCATCGAGAGGTCCAGGAAAATCGTGCGGAGTCCGTGTgacattttgcttttgtttaccGGTTTGGGAGTGATTTTTCCGGACCCGTACCGAAGTTTTGTGGACAGGCACGGAAGCTTCAAGAAGGCTCGTGTTTTTCCCACGTGTTCaagagtgtgtgcgtgttgtgtgtggttttcctttcatttttcgaAACCTGAAGACGTGTCCTACCGGCTGGAAGCAAACCGACAAGATGTAACATTTCCAGCGTGCTATCGTGCACATGTAGAAGAATAGAAACACCACCGTCGTAAGGTAATCGAGGATGGCGGCTCTTGCATCACGCATGCAAAATCCCATTCGCCCCAAAATCAAGTCCTGGCGTGCATCGGCAACaaccaccaggcggctccTTTAGCGCACGCGGCCATCCCGCGTGCGGTGGGTTCGGGTTCgagtttttcttatttttcttcccttctttTTCTACTCTCTTTTCCGTCTCCGCTCTCGCCCCTATCAAGCGCGCTGTGAAGGTTATGTAATTTTCAACCTTCAAATTTTGCCCCATCCACACGAGCGGCCCTTGCACGAGGGAAATCCTTGCCCTTGGAGTCTCCCCGCGGTCACCATGCCAGCCTGCGGTCCCTTTGACAGCGGGCCAATTGGCTCGGTTCGCTGACTGTGACCGTCTCCGTGGGAGACATTTGTGTCGATGATAGCACACGCTGATAAGCCGACGCGTCAGCGTGTACGGTTGCAGGAGATTTTACTCGAAATTCGGTCCGTTCGGTTAGGTATTTTGGGACAATAAGATAAATTGAAGCCATCCAATTTTCCGCATTTCCCAATCagctctcccccccccccctcccacttTACCGTTGTTTATTCCATCGCTTGGTTACGTCGTCTCGCGCGCGGTGTTTTGGAATCAAATTTACGATCAAGCTGGCGTCGGCGATAAGCGAGATACGATAACTTGCCGTGCGATGCCCGCCTGAATCCGTAAGCCATTTTTGCGCCCTTTCTCCGCTCTGTTCCCTCCCGAGCTTATCCACCAACGGACATACACTTACACACGTTGCGTCTGATAAATTCATgcacctttctttttttgttaccgtTCCGCGCTCGGATTGAAACGCCAAAAGCTCGGCAGCCGTTGTGGGTATTGATTTTCTTTGACCCAAAGCGAGCCACCGTTTGGCGCAAAGTGGCACGGGTGTGATAATGCCACTGGGCACAGGGCACTGGGAAAGGTAAAGACACCGCGAAGACACCCGTAATGGGTCGCGTGCTTCCAATCGGACGCTCCAATCCGAGATTGGGACAATTTATGCGACCTGACCGGGCGCCAAGAAGCTGACCGACCACGCGGGGATAACCTTGCTGTCTgtcagggtgtgtgtgtgtgtttggtcgTCCTTTTGATAGCCCCGAGCTCGAGGGCGGTTGTCCTTAGCGTGGTTGACTGGACTGGTTATGGTTatgtttacccgcgcttgggAGCTAATTCCAATTCGGTGGAGTTGGGCCACTCAAGCGAATGGACGACTGGTCAATGAAAGGTCGAAGAGTGATTATCggtggggagaggggggggggggaggggggcatTTTCCGATCGATGTCCCCTTTTTATTGTCTGCTATGTTCTCGTCTGCTAGCACAACAACCGAACAAGGTTATGATAAAACGAATTGTGCGTTTTATGCTTTGATCAATAACGGAAAAACTTACCCCATTCAGCCGGGGCAATTGATGTACTTTGTTCGTAAATTTTcatcgaattttccaccaacggcGACGCCGTGAAATCAGTTTTATTTGTAGTCCATCATTCACCCGAACGCCCCAAGCCCATGGTGCACCAAATCGATCGCGTTTGTTTACAGGACGAATGCATTCGCCGGAATCGATGCACCGCTCGCCATGTGTGCAGTTGGTTGCATCGTCAtagatgtgtgttttttttataaataaaagatATAAGTGTACGTGAGGGCAGCATGCAGCTGGGGTGCAGCGACATCGGATGCATTTTGGACGATGTTTGTCTATCGGCATGTAAATGTGTGCgtataagagagagcgagaaagaggcGGTAAGAGAGCGTACGATGAAAAACATTACCGATCAAGCGTTAGAACCGGTGATGGTACATCTTTGCCAAAACCGCTTTTAGTCGCCTATAAGTTGGAGGGTATTCTAGATGCTATGTTAAATCGTCCTTGATTCAGCATCAAAAATTAAAGAGTTTACTTTAGAGTAGATGAGCGAATCGAAGATCAAGAAATAACGCAGAACACACAGCAGATTTTACTATCTTCCATTCCACTTCGGTGCTCCGTTCGATCGATTAAATTCgaacaagaaggaaaacattcCAGTTCAATCGGCAGTTTTtcaccgattttccaccgaatggTTGTTCAAATTAACATCACTCTCGCCCAGTGTGCCGCCTACCGAGACACCGATcgcagtgtgcgtgtgctgaGCGTGACTctcctgctctctctctctctctcgccgtCGAGCGCTCTCGCGTAGTGCCAACATCATGGAAGACGAGATCATTGCAAAGCATGGAGTTATGCGCACGAGAGACGACCAACATCGAACGGGTGCGCGTGAGCGAGTCAGCACGACCCACACGGCAGCGAATGGACGGACTcatcaatgaaaaaaaacgccgaccGAAGCGCACCGGGGAAGCACACTAGTTTTCGCAGCTCAGCAGACGGCACCAGTCTCGGCGGTTCCGCCGGAATTGTGCTTCAACCGAGATCCGCTTGGGCGCGCAACTCCGGTGCATCGTATCTTCTGGAAAACCAGCTGGCCGCGTCTGCAGGCAGTCTGCCAGTTGTACGGAtgtacgcgcgcgcgaccGTCCTCTTAAGGATCAACAACGCTCGTGGGTTCTTTCTGACGATGGCCTAAGAGCGTCCGCAAATTATACCGGTCTcgttttgggtgttttgtgtGGCTTGAAGTGGTACCGCGTGTGAGAAGGAATTCACGGTGGCTTCCGGTTCACCAGCGGaaagtgcgtgcgtgtttgcgtCGTCTGAACGAACTAGTGAGCGTGATTGAGCGTCATTGAACGTGACGTGATTTTGCTTCTCCCGAAAGTGCGAGGAAggttttgtattgttttttggAAGCAAATTTGAACCCCAAGTGACGAGCGGAAGAACGCCAGTGATCGAGTGTCCTTGCGAGTGTGACGGGTGAATGAAAACGCCACCGGAAACCGACCGGATTGCGCTTTATTATCGGTGTATTGGCAGGGCCAGAGAAGCAAAGCCCCCAGCAAGATAGATGGATGGTGGCAATCGAGGAAGTAAGCAGCGCCTGCAGATGCCGGCAACGGCTGTGTAAAGCAAGCGAGAAGTAAAATCCAAACAGACCTCCGACCAtctgcttttttgctttgttttattcgacGAGCGGCTCGCTGTCAGACCGTTATTGCCGAGGCTCACCGCGTGGTTGTCTCCGGCTTAGCACTTCAGTAAGTTTCACACGATCGAGCGTTtggttgtggttgtggttCTAATGGATGTAAACGAACAGATCTAAATGCTGGCCTCATTTGACAATCCTTTCTGAGTTGCTGTCGAGCTGGAACAGTTTCTGGTGAATCACAAAATCGCGTCTTTATGGTGATCTGCAGAGCTGTCTGGTTTGTTTCTCTCGTTCCCGGTCGCTCTCATTGCCGTACCTGGCAGTAGGATCGATCCCTTCTGCTTGCTTTTAACGTTTCTTGTGGAGATCGCAAATTCGCTGCTAAGGAAGCCGCTCGATCGCTGGATACGCTGAGTTTGCTACCGGATTGCGATgattcggtggtttttgggaaaataCCCGCGAAcccgttttatgttttttttgtcgtgatCACAATAAGCACTAATTTACTGCCAGACGCTTCTACGAAACTGTGGTTGAACAAGAGCGGTTGAATTCACGTTGTCAAACTTGTTTCAAAATCGTCCCTTATCTTTTACAGAaggtttttttaaataaaccatCACGTTGAAATCGTGGCACTTTGAATGACGTGCCAAACGTAGGGTATGAGTAATATTCCGATGGTTTCATGCTGaaaacgagtgaaaaaaaaaccacctcatACACAAAACAGCAACTAACGCTTCAAACACCGGTGCGTGGCCCAAATTTGGCTCGGTTCCGCTGGAATGAATGTTGTGCCCGAGCGCCCGTTTATGGGTGAGTGAGATTGGAAGGTTGAAaggaacgaacaaaacgaacagaaacacaagaaaatagagacagagagagaccGAGAGCATGAGCTAGAAACCCTCAGCATTAGAAATACACCGGGCCCGGCTTTTTGAAGCATGCCGACGTCGACGACGGTTTCTGCCTCGCATTATCTATGCTCTCCGATGCTCGATTTGAACGCGATAAAAACGGTATCGCAGGCACACCGGGATCGTTTATGTTTCCGCCTTCATGGTTTCACCACCCCACCAGCACCcattgggtggggtgggagggcTTTTCGCAGAGAACTAATGCAGAAAGGCAACGCGGAATGGAATGTTGGcaatttcatttacattttaatgcCCATCCCGGGCAGCTATTGCTAGTGCTTTGTGGAATGAGTGAGTAagtgcgaacgaacgaaggatagcgagagaaagatagagtgacaaaaggaggaaaaaaaaaacaatatggTGACATGATGAACGGATCCACACAATGGGACGAGTTCATTTATGATCGGTTGGTGAAACGATGATCACATCGCTCGAACGCAGGCTATTGTGAAGTGAGCCTGTGTAAGAGCCCTGACAGAAGCAGGGAAAACCCATCTGGTTGGTCCTGCGgtaggccaaaaaaaaacgaaaaaaaggcagcagcaAATGTCAAGGTCTTCTAGAGAAAGCGACAAATCCCGTCCGGAATGATGGCAACCGTCGATGTGCAAATGGACGTTGGAAACGACGGAGAAACGATTCGggcaaacattttcatccgCAAAAATACACAAACGCAAACTCACCCTCCTTCGAGTTTGGGGGGtcggttgtattttttttttactcacacGCTGAGACCTCCTATTGACCTACTAATCAAGCGATGAACGCAAACGCCAATAAATTCGTTTGCGGACTTTCGGCTGTTTCTTGGGcaggggctgttttttttcttcccctgcctttttgtttttatttcgcgaaTCATCAACGATGGCGGACGGTTGCGAGATGCCGAAACCGCTAAGCTGTTATCAAATaattgctttctttcgttttcaaatTTGTTCTGCTTCTTGCACTCTCCCATCG encodes:
- the LOC128722911 gene encoding transcription elongation factor S-II isoform X6, with amino-acid sequence MNVEEEVFRIQKKLGKMTSLSDGSGQEQALDLLRELQRLNIDLDILTKTRIGMTVNELRKCSKDDEVISLAKSLIKSWKRFLAGTPPSKDSSKDSSKSSSNKKDYDREKESKIKAPPASSVSSQSSNTTDAVRLKCREMLANALRVEGEPPEGCQTPEELGEELEEAIFVEFKNTDMRYKNRVRSRVANLKDPKNPNLRANFISGAITAQRLAKMTSEEMASDEMKHLRDRFVKEAINDAQLATVQGTKTDLLKCGKCKKRNCTYNQLQTRSADEPMTTFVMCNECGHRWKFC
- the LOC128722911 gene encoding transcription elongation factor S-II isoform X4, whose product is MNVEEEVFRIQKKLGKMTSLSDGSGQEQALDLLRELQRLNIDLDILTKTRIGMTVNELRKCSKDDEVISLAKSLIKSWKRFLAGTPPSKDSSKDSSKSSSKSSSKSSSKSSDDKKDYDREKESKIKAPPASSVSSQSSNTTDAVRLKCREMLANALRVEGEPPEGCQTPEELGEELEEAIFVEFKNTDMRYKNRVRSRVANLKDPKNPNLRANFISGAITAQRLAKMTSEEMASDEMKHLRDRFVKEAINDAQLATVQGTKTDLLKCGKCKKRNCTYNQLQTRSADEPMTTFVMCNECGHRWKFC
- the LOC128722911 gene encoding transcription elongation factor S-II isoform X5, encoding MNVEEEVFRIQKKLGKMTSLSDGSGQEQALDLLRELQRLNIDLDILTKTRIGMTVNELRKCSKDDEVISLAKSLIKSWKRFLAGTPPSKDSSKDSSKSSSKSSSKSSNKKDYDREKESKIKAPPASSVSSQSSNTTDAVRLKCREMLANALRVEGEPPEGCQTPEELGEELEEAIFVEFKNTDMRYKNRVRSRVANLKDPKNPNLRANFISGAITAQRLAKMTSEEMASDEMKHLRDRFVKEAINDAQLATVQGTKTDLLKCGKCKKRNCTYNQLQTRSADEPMTTFVMCNECGHRWKFC
- the LOC128722911 gene encoding transcription elongation factor S-II isoform X3, with product MNVEEEVFRIQKKLGKMTSLSDGSGQEQALDLLRELQRLNIDLDILTKTRIGMTVNELRKCSKDDEVISLAKSLIKSWKRFLAGTPPSKDSSKDSSKSSSKSSSKSSSKSSDGNKKDYDREKESKIKAPPASSVSSQSSNTTDAVRLKCREMLANALRVEGEPPEGCQTPEELGEELEEAIFVEFKNTDMRYKNRVRSRVANLKDPKNPNLRANFISGAITAQRLAKMTSEEMASDEMKHLRDRFVKEAINDAQLATVQGTKTDLLKCGKCKKRNCTYNQLQTRSADEPMTTFVMCNECGHRWKFC
- the LOC128722911 gene encoding transcription elongation factor S-II isoform X2; translation: MNVEEEVFRIQKKLGKMTSLSDGSGQEQALDLLRELQRLNIDLDILTKTRIGMTVNELRKCSKDDEVISLAKSLIKSWKRFLAGTPPSKDSSKDSSKSSSKSSSKSSSKSSDGGNTGVGGGGGGNKKDYDREKESKIKAPPASSVSSQSSNTTDAVRLKCREMLANALRVEGEPPEGCQTPEELGEELEEAIFVEFKNTDMRYKNRVRSRVANLKDPKNPNLRANFISGAITAQRLAKMTSEEMASDEMKHLRDRFVKEAINDAQLATVQGTKTDLLKCGKCKKRNCTYNQLQTRSADEPMTTFVMCNECGHRWKFC
- the LOC128722911 gene encoding transcription elongation factor S-II isoform X1 → MNVEEEVFRIQKKLGKMTSLSDGSGQEQALDLLRELQRLNIDLDILTKTRIGMTVNELRKCSKDDEVISLAKSLIKSWKRFLAGTPPSKDSSKDSSKSSSKSSSKSSSKSSDGGNTGVGGGGGGIPGEKTASGGGAGGGVGGNKKDYDREKESKIKAPPASSVSSQSSNTTDAVRLKCREMLANALRVEGEPPEGCQTPEELGEELEEAIFVEFKNTDMRYKNRVRSRVANLKDPKNPNLRANFISGAITAQRLAKMTSEEMASDEMKHLRDRFVKEAINDAQLATVQGTKTDLLKCGKCKKRNCTYNQLQTRSADEPMTTFVMCNECGHRWKFC